From Xiphophorus hellerii strain 12219 chromosome 6, Xiphophorus_hellerii-4.1, whole genome shotgun sequence, the proteins below share one genomic window:
- the ranbp3b gene encoding ran-binding protein 3b isoform X4, producing the protein MADLANEDKPAIAPPVFVFQKDKAQKRSAEGSSAEDGEDSDKDEGSYCPPVKRERTSSFPPPHSVPKNNVFMPSSFCQSPTGNSDSEPEEKPMGFRLKPPTLIHGQAPSSDSTCGTNGVKKSPEGSLVSQSFFLNNKEHSTTPAKSLKHENEEDGANGNKDGGRRDKKDSDIPTSFVFGQNIKDRAKLDENSTEDNSKDAAQLDSQTEGTNYFLQYISTPSSKNATNSTDGGAKFVFGQNMSERVLSPPKGEASNEENKEVTVAPASEPSSQETTPEKANSVSESLAESAAAYTKATAKKCILEKVDVKTGEESESNVLQMQCKLYVFEKTAQSWIERGRGLLRLNDMASTDDGTLQSRLVMRTQGSLRLILNTKLWPQMQVDKASEKSVRITAMDTEDQGVKVFLISGSSKDIGQLAAALHHRILALKSRAEQETETPATSIPEAEVPQSNEDDSDEEDKGSASAAASTPATSNSDGGENQAAGST; encoded by the exons ATGGCGGACTTGGCAAACGAAG ACAAGCCTGCCATTGCAcctcctgtgtttgttttccaaaaagaTAAAGCACAGAAG CGGTCTGCAGAAGGCTCAAGTGCAGAAGATGGCGAGG ATTCAGATAAAGATGAGGGAAGCTATTGCCCCCCTGTGAAAAGGGAACGGACCTCATCATTCCCACCCCCTCATTCTG TTCCCAAGAACAATGTATTCATGCCCTCAAGTTTCTGCCAGTCTCCAACTGGGAACTCTGATTCTGAGCCAG AGGAGAAACCTATGGGGTTCCGTTTAAAGCCACCGACTCTCATACATGGGCAAGCACCGAGCTCTG ATTCCACTTGTGGAACGAACGGTGTGAAAAAGTCGCCAGAAGGATCACTGGTGAGCCAGTCCTTCTTCCTGAACAACAAAGAGCACTCGACTACACCAGCCAAGTCACTG aaacatgaaaatgaagagGATGGAGCAAATGGCAACAAAGATGGGGGCAGAAGAGACAAGAAGGATTCTGATATCCCTACGTCTTTTGTGTTTGGTCAAAATATCAAAGACAGAGCAAAG tTGGATGAGAATAGCACAGAAGACAACTCAAAAGACGCGGCGCAACTGGACTCTCAAACAGAGGGCACTAATTATTTCTTACAGTACATCTCTACCCCAAG ttCAAAAAATGCCACAAACAGTACAGATGGTGGAGCAAAGTTTGTCTTTGGGCAGAATATGTCTGAAAGAGTTCTG agtCCCCCAAAAGGCGAGGCCTCAAACGAGGAAAATAAAGAAGTTACAGTTGCTCCTGCTTCAGAGCCCTCATCACAGGAAACGACCCCAGAGAAGG CAAACAGTGtgtcagagtctttggcagAATCTGCAGCAGCTTACACCAAAGCCACAGCCAAGAAGTGCATCTTAGAGAAGGTCGATGTGAAAACCGGGGAGGAGTCGGAAAGCAATGTTTTACAG ATGCAGTGCAAGTTGTATGTCTTTGAGAAGACAGCTCAGTCATGGATAGAGAGAGGTCGAGGATTGCTCAGACTCAATGACATGGCTTCTACTGACGACGGCACGCTACAGTCTCGTCTTG TGATGAGGACGCAGGGCAGCCTGCGGTTGATCCTCAACACAAAACTTTGGCCCCAGATGCAGGTGGACAAGGCCAGTGAGAAGAGTGTGCGAATCACTGCCATGGACACAGAGGACCAGGGGGTCAAGGTCTTCTTAATATCA ggTAGCTCGAAAGACATAGGTCAGCTGGCTGCAGCGTTACATCATCGTATTTTAGCTCTGAAGAGCAGGGCGGAGCAGGAAACGGAGACCCCGGCGACAAGTATCCCTGAAGCTGAGGTGCCGCAGTCCAACGAGGACGACAGCGACGAGGAAGACAAGGGTTCTGCCTCCGCTGCAGCCTCCACTCCTGCTACAA GTAATTCAGATGGAGGTGAGAACCAGGCAGCAGGAAGCACATAG
- the ranbp3b gene encoding ran-binding protein 3b isoform X2: MADLANEDKPAIAPPVFVFQKDKAQKRSAEGSSAEDGEDSDKDEGSYCPPVKRERTSSFPPPHSVPKNNVFMPSSFCQSPTGNSDSEPEEKPMGFRLKPPTLIHGQAPSSGVPSQKPKEQQRSVLRPAVLQAPASKSHLESNSTCGTNGVKKSPEGSLVSQSFFLNNKEHSTTPAKSLKHENEEDGANGNKDGGRRDKKDSDIPTSFVFGQNIKDRAKLDENSTEDNSKDAAQLDSQTEGTNYFLQYISTPSSKNATNSTDGGAKFVFGQNMSERVLSPPKGEASNEENKEVTVAPASEPSSQETTPEKANSVSESLAESAAAYTKATAKKCILEKVDVKTGEESESNVLQMQCKLYVFEKTAQSWIERGRGLLRLNDMASTDDGTLQSRLVMRTQGSLRLILNTKLWPQMQVDKASEKSVRITAMDTEDQGVKVFLISGSSKDIGQLAAALHHRILALKSRAEQETETPATSIPEAEVPQSNEDDSDEEDKGSASAAASTPATSNSDGGENQAAGST, from the exons ATGGCGGACTTGGCAAACGAAG ACAAGCCTGCCATTGCAcctcctgtgtttgttttccaaaaagaTAAAGCACAGAAG CGGTCTGCAGAAGGCTCAAGTGCAGAAGATGGCGAGG ATTCAGATAAAGATGAGGGAAGCTATTGCCCCCCTGTGAAAAGGGAACGGACCTCATCATTCCCACCCCCTCATTCTG TTCCCAAGAACAATGTATTCATGCCCTCAAGTTTCTGCCAGTCTCCAACTGGGAACTCTGATTCTGAGCCAG AGGAGAAACCTATGGGGTTCCGTTTAAAGCCACCGACTCTCATACATGGGCAAGCACCGAGCTCTG GCGTCCCGAGTCAAAAACCCAAGGAACAGCAGCGCAGTGTCCTTCGCCCAGCAGTTCTCCAGGCGCCAGCCTCCAAATCACATTTAGAGTCCA ATTCCACTTGTGGAACGAACGGTGTGAAAAAGTCGCCAGAAGGATCACTGGTGAGCCAGTCCTTCTTCCTGAACAACAAAGAGCACTCGACTACACCAGCCAAGTCACTG aaacatgaaaatgaagagGATGGAGCAAATGGCAACAAAGATGGGGGCAGAAGAGACAAGAAGGATTCTGATATCCCTACGTCTTTTGTGTTTGGTCAAAATATCAAAGACAGAGCAAAG tTGGATGAGAATAGCACAGAAGACAACTCAAAAGACGCGGCGCAACTGGACTCTCAAACAGAGGGCACTAATTATTTCTTACAGTACATCTCTACCCCAAG ttCAAAAAATGCCACAAACAGTACAGATGGTGGAGCAAAGTTTGTCTTTGGGCAGAATATGTCTGAAAGAGTTCTG agtCCCCCAAAAGGCGAGGCCTCAAACGAGGAAAATAAAGAAGTTACAGTTGCTCCTGCTTCAGAGCCCTCATCACAGGAAACGACCCCAGAGAAGG CAAACAGTGtgtcagagtctttggcagAATCTGCAGCAGCTTACACCAAAGCCACAGCCAAGAAGTGCATCTTAGAGAAGGTCGATGTGAAAACCGGGGAGGAGTCGGAAAGCAATGTTTTACAG ATGCAGTGCAAGTTGTATGTCTTTGAGAAGACAGCTCAGTCATGGATAGAGAGAGGTCGAGGATTGCTCAGACTCAATGACATGGCTTCTACTGACGACGGCACGCTACAGTCTCGTCTTG TGATGAGGACGCAGGGCAGCCTGCGGTTGATCCTCAACACAAAACTTTGGCCCCAGATGCAGGTGGACAAGGCCAGTGAGAAGAGTGTGCGAATCACTGCCATGGACACAGAGGACCAGGGGGTCAAGGTCTTCTTAATATCA ggTAGCTCGAAAGACATAGGTCAGCTGGCTGCAGCGTTACATCATCGTATTTTAGCTCTGAAGAGCAGGGCGGAGCAGGAAACGGAGACCCCGGCGACAAGTATCCCTGAAGCTGAGGTGCCGCAGTCCAACGAGGACGACAGCGACGAGGAAGACAAGGGTTCTGCCTCCGCTGCAGCCTCCACTCCTGCTACAA GTAATTCAGATGGAGGTGAGAACCAGGCAGCAGGAAGCACATAG
- the ranbp3b gene encoding ran-binding protein 3b isoform X3, which yields MADLANEDKAQKRSAEGSSAEDGEDSDKDEGSYCPPVKRERTSSFPPPHSVPKNNVFMPSSFCQSPTGNSDSEPEEKPMGFRLKPPTLIHGQAPSSGVPSQKPKEQQRSVLRPAVLQAPASKSHLESNSTCGTNGVKKSPEGSLVSQSFFLNNKEHSTTPAKSLKHENEEDGANGNKDGGRRDKKDSDIPTSFVFGQNIKDRAKLDENSTEDNSKDAAQLDSQTEGTNYFLQYISTPSSKNATNSTDGGAKFVFGQNMSERVLSPPKGEASNEENKEVTVAPASEPSSQETTPEKANSVSESLAESAAAYTKATAKKCILEKVDVKTGEESESNVLQMQCKLYVFEKTAQSWIERGRGLLRLNDMASTDDGTLQSRLVMRTQGSLRLILNTKLWPQMQVDKASEKSVRITAMDTEDQGVKVFLISGSSKDIGQLAAALHHRILALKSRAEQETETPATSIPEAEVPQSNEDDSDEEDKGSASAAASTPATSNSDGGENQAAGST from the exons ATGGCGGACTTGGCAAACGAAG aTAAAGCACAGAAG CGGTCTGCAGAAGGCTCAAGTGCAGAAGATGGCGAGG ATTCAGATAAAGATGAGGGAAGCTATTGCCCCCCTGTGAAAAGGGAACGGACCTCATCATTCCCACCCCCTCATTCTG TTCCCAAGAACAATGTATTCATGCCCTCAAGTTTCTGCCAGTCTCCAACTGGGAACTCTGATTCTGAGCCAG AGGAGAAACCTATGGGGTTCCGTTTAAAGCCACCGACTCTCATACATGGGCAAGCACCGAGCTCTG GCGTCCCGAGTCAAAAACCCAAGGAACAGCAGCGCAGTGTCCTTCGCCCAGCAGTTCTCCAGGCGCCAGCCTCCAAATCACATTTAGAGTCCA ATTCCACTTGTGGAACGAACGGTGTGAAAAAGTCGCCAGAAGGATCACTGGTGAGCCAGTCCTTCTTCCTGAACAACAAAGAGCACTCGACTACACCAGCCAAGTCACTG aaacatgaaaatgaagagGATGGAGCAAATGGCAACAAAGATGGGGGCAGAAGAGACAAGAAGGATTCTGATATCCCTACGTCTTTTGTGTTTGGTCAAAATATCAAAGACAGAGCAAAG tTGGATGAGAATAGCACAGAAGACAACTCAAAAGACGCGGCGCAACTGGACTCTCAAACAGAGGGCACTAATTATTTCTTACAGTACATCTCTACCCCAAG ttCAAAAAATGCCACAAACAGTACAGATGGTGGAGCAAAGTTTGTCTTTGGGCAGAATATGTCTGAAAGAGTTCTG agtCCCCCAAAAGGCGAGGCCTCAAACGAGGAAAATAAAGAAGTTACAGTTGCTCCTGCTTCAGAGCCCTCATCACAGGAAACGACCCCAGAGAAGG CAAACAGTGtgtcagagtctttggcagAATCTGCAGCAGCTTACACCAAAGCCACAGCCAAGAAGTGCATCTTAGAGAAGGTCGATGTGAAAACCGGGGAGGAGTCGGAAAGCAATGTTTTACAG ATGCAGTGCAAGTTGTATGTCTTTGAGAAGACAGCTCAGTCATGGATAGAGAGAGGTCGAGGATTGCTCAGACTCAATGACATGGCTTCTACTGACGACGGCACGCTACAGTCTCGTCTTG TGATGAGGACGCAGGGCAGCCTGCGGTTGATCCTCAACACAAAACTTTGGCCCCAGATGCAGGTGGACAAGGCCAGTGAGAAGAGTGTGCGAATCACTGCCATGGACACAGAGGACCAGGGGGTCAAGGTCTTCTTAATATCA ggTAGCTCGAAAGACATAGGTCAGCTGGCTGCAGCGTTACATCATCGTATTTTAGCTCTGAAGAGCAGGGCGGAGCAGGAAACGGAGACCCCGGCGACAAGTATCCCTGAAGCTGAGGTGCCGCAGTCCAACGAGGACGACAGCGACGAGGAAGACAAGGGTTCTGCCTCCGCTGCAGCCTCCACTCCTGCTACAA GTAATTCAGATGGAGGTGAGAACCAGGCAGCAGGAAGCACATAG
- the ranbp3b gene encoding ran-binding protein 3b isoform X1, which translates to MTSLHLFLTDKPAIAPPVFVFQKDKAQKRSAEGSSAEDGEDSDKDEGSYCPPVKRERTSSFPPPHSVPKNNVFMPSSFCQSPTGNSDSEPEEKPMGFRLKPPTLIHGQAPSSGVPSQKPKEQQRSVLRPAVLQAPASKSHLESNSTCGTNGVKKSPEGSLVSQSFFLNNKEHSTTPAKSLKHENEEDGANGNKDGGRRDKKDSDIPTSFVFGQNIKDRAKLDENSTEDNSKDAAQLDSQTEGTNYFLQYISTPSSKNATNSTDGGAKFVFGQNMSERVLSPPKGEASNEENKEVTVAPASEPSSQETTPEKANSVSESLAESAAAYTKATAKKCILEKVDVKTGEESESNVLQMQCKLYVFEKTAQSWIERGRGLLRLNDMASTDDGTLQSRLVMRTQGSLRLILNTKLWPQMQVDKASEKSVRITAMDTEDQGVKVFLISGSSKDIGQLAAALHHRILALKSRAEQETETPATSIPEAEVPQSNEDDSDEEDKGSASAAASTPATSNSDGGENQAAGST; encoded by the exons ATGACCAGCCTACATCTTTTCTTAACAGACAAGCCTGCCATTGCAcctcctgtgtttgttttccaaaaagaTAAAGCACAGAAG CGGTCTGCAGAAGGCTCAAGTGCAGAAGATGGCGAGG ATTCAGATAAAGATGAGGGAAGCTATTGCCCCCCTGTGAAAAGGGAACGGACCTCATCATTCCCACCCCCTCATTCTG TTCCCAAGAACAATGTATTCATGCCCTCAAGTTTCTGCCAGTCTCCAACTGGGAACTCTGATTCTGAGCCAG AGGAGAAACCTATGGGGTTCCGTTTAAAGCCACCGACTCTCATACATGGGCAAGCACCGAGCTCTG GCGTCCCGAGTCAAAAACCCAAGGAACAGCAGCGCAGTGTCCTTCGCCCAGCAGTTCTCCAGGCGCCAGCCTCCAAATCACATTTAGAGTCCA ATTCCACTTGTGGAACGAACGGTGTGAAAAAGTCGCCAGAAGGATCACTGGTGAGCCAGTCCTTCTTCCTGAACAACAAAGAGCACTCGACTACACCAGCCAAGTCACTG aaacatgaaaatgaagagGATGGAGCAAATGGCAACAAAGATGGGGGCAGAAGAGACAAGAAGGATTCTGATATCCCTACGTCTTTTGTGTTTGGTCAAAATATCAAAGACAGAGCAAAG tTGGATGAGAATAGCACAGAAGACAACTCAAAAGACGCGGCGCAACTGGACTCTCAAACAGAGGGCACTAATTATTTCTTACAGTACATCTCTACCCCAAG ttCAAAAAATGCCACAAACAGTACAGATGGTGGAGCAAAGTTTGTCTTTGGGCAGAATATGTCTGAAAGAGTTCTG agtCCCCCAAAAGGCGAGGCCTCAAACGAGGAAAATAAAGAAGTTACAGTTGCTCCTGCTTCAGAGCCCTCATCACAGGAAACGACCCCAGAGAAGG CAAACAGTGtgtcagagtctttggcagAATCTGCAGCAGCTTACACCAAAGCCACAGCCAAGAAGTGCATCTTAGAGAAGGTCGATGTGAAAACCGGGGAGGAGTCGGAAAGCAATGTTTTACAG ATGCAGTGCAAGTTGTATGTCTTTGAGAAGACAGCTCAGTCATGGATAGAGAGAGGTCGAGGATTGCTCAGACTCAATGACATGGCTTCTACTGACGACGGCACGCTACAGTCTCGTCTTG TGATGAGGACGCAGGGCAGCCTGCGGTTGATCCTCAACACAAAACTTTGGCCCCAGATGCAGGTGGACAAGGCCAGTGAGAAGAGTGTGCGAATCACTGCCATGGACACAGAGGACCAGGGGGTCAAGGTCTTCTTAATATCA ggTAGCTCGAAAGACATAGGTCAGCTGGCTGCAGCGTTACATCATCGTATTTTAGCTCTGAAGAGCAGGGCGGAGCAGGAAACGGAGACCCCGGCGACAAGTATCCCTGAAGCTGAGGTGCCGCAGTCCAACGAGGACGACAGCGACGAGGAAGACAAGGGTTCTGCCTCCGCTGCAGCCTCCACTCCTGCTACAA GTAATTCAGATGGAGGTGAGAACCAGGCAGCAGGAAGCACATAG